The genomic segment TTTGTACTGGCGCATCTTGGCGTCCATGCCGAGCAGACGACGCAACAGCTTGTCGAGGCTGCCGGCACCCTTGCGGCGCTGGTTGAACTTGCGCCGGATCTCAGCGACGCTCGGGATCACGTCAGGCCCGACACCGTCCATCACGACATCGGCGTGGCCCTCGAGTAGGGACATGATGCCGGTGAGCTGGTCGACGATCTCGCGCTGCCGCGGGTTCTGGAAGAGCTCGTTGATCGACGCGTCTGACTCGCCACGCACGATCTTGACGACCTCGCTGAAGGAATCACCGACCATCGACGCCAGCGCACCCGAATCGAGATCGGTCGCGTCGATGAACTCGTCCAGGAGCGACCGCATGTGATCGCGCATCCACGGGACTGCCGTGAACTGCACACGATGGGTCTCCTCGTGGAGACATACCCAGAGGCGGAAGTCGTGCGGATCGACACTCAGTTGTTGTTCGGCGTGGACGATGTTCGGTGCCACCAGCAGGAGTCGTCCGCCCTCACCGTTGGGGCCGTTCCAGAACGGGTCGAACTGACCGAGCACCTTGCTCGACATGAACGACATCAGTGCACCGACCTCGGCGCCGCCAATCTTGCTACCGAAGGTTCGGCTCAGACCGGTCGGCATCTTGTCGGCTTCGACAAGCTTGTCCATGACGGGATCCATGAGCACCCGGAACGTTTCGAGGTTGGCTTCGATCCACCGCGGACGATCAACCACGAGAACCGGAGCAGTCGCTGACGTTGCGTGCAACTGGCTGAACTCGCGTACGGGACCTTCGGATCGCGCTGCACCTTCGCGGAGCTCTGCGACAGCCTCAGCCACCTGGGCCGCATCCATCTCTGGCCCGGGCTTCGTCAGCCTGGTCGCCATCGACAGCGCGAGCTTCCAATCGATCATGCAAACAATCTACGGCGTGCTCCCACACGAACAGGCGGCGATTGCGGCGGCCACTCGGTCAAGTGCGGCCTCCGCTGACGCCAGATCGATCTTCGGAGTGCCGTCCGACATCAGGGCGAAGATCACGGGCAGCCCGGTGGCCTCGACGGCGTACCCCGCAAGCGAGTGCACGCCGGTGAGCGTCCCGGTCTTGGCGCGAACGAGCCCATACGCGCGCTTGGACTTCGAGAACCGGTCAGTCAACGTGCCGTCGAATCCGCTGACCGGCAGCGAACTGAGCAACGTCGACGTTGAAAGGTTGGCGTTCGCGGCCAACACGGTCTGGGCCAGCGTTGTCGGTGACACCCGGTCGTTGCGAGACAACCCGCTGCCGTCGAACAGCCGCAGCCCGGTGGTGTCGATGCCTGCCTTCGCGAGCACCCCGGTGACCGCGTCCGCTCCCCCCTCGAAGGTCGCCGGCTCGTCGGCTGCGATGGCGACGTGCCGCAGCATCACCTCGGCGGCCTGGTTGTCGCTCGTACGCACCAAGGCCTCCACGATCTGGGCAACGGTTGCGCTGCGCACCGACGCAAGCGGAGTCGAAGCGCTCGAAGAGGACACCGAGTCTGGAGTACCCGCGACCGCGATCCCACGGCTCTCGAGGAGCTTGGCGAAGATCGTGGCGGCACTGGCGGCCGGGTTGCGCGAACGTATGCCGCCCACCACACCCTGGTCGGCCCAGAGGGCGCTGACCGGGGTGACGATGTTGCCGCTGACGTACGACGACTTCCATCCCGGGCTGGCCGCCGGGCCACTGAACAGGGAACTGTCGAACCCGAGTGAGACCCGGTCGACGCCCTGGCGCTTGAGAGCCTTCGCTGTCCGCGCCGCGAGCGTCGTCAGGTTGGCGTTGGCTTCGCGCTCGGACCCCTTGGCCTTCCTCACGCGGAGGTACGGGTCACCGCCTCCGACGAGCACGATCTTGTCGCCGTCCGAGACAACGCTGGTGGTGAAGCGGGTCTGTGGCCCGACTTCCGAAAGCGCGGCAAATCCAGTCAGCAACTTCGCCGTCGATGCCGGGATGAACGTTCCGGTGCCGCGGGATACGAGCACCTCGCCGGTCGACCCCATCACTACGAGCCCGACGTGATCACCCAGAGCAGCGGACTTCATCGCTCCACTGACGGCCGCCTCGACCTTCGAAGCGTCGAGCGAACCGCTCGGCGCGGGATCCGTACGAGCGGTGCTCGCCGACGAATCGTCTGTGAGTCCCTCCGGAGCAGTCACATTCGCGGGGCCACAATCCCCGTCGCAGATCAGGGAGTTGAGATTGCCACGCGACCAGAGCACGAAGGAGAGGACGAGGGCCAGCACCAAAGCGACGACGGGAATGCCGATTGCACCGCGCGGCCTCTCGACCCTGCGTACGCCCCGGTCTGCCACATGGGCCAGACTATAGAGACACCGTCGCGCCGTGCGCCCCGCGCTCGCCGCCACCATTCGACAGCCGGAGGCACCCGTGATTTTCGACGTCACCGTTGAGATCCCCAAGGGCAATCGCAACAAGTACGAGGTCGACCACGAGACCCACCGCATCCGCCTCGACCGGACGCTCTTCACCTCGACCCAATACCCCGCCGACTACGGCTTCATCGACAACACGCTCGGTCTCGACACCGATCCGCTCGACGCGCTCGTGCTGCTGTCGGAGCCGACGTTCCCCGGCTGCGTCATCGCCTGTCGCGCGATCGGCATGTTCCGTATGACCGATGAAGCCGGTGGAGACGACAAGGTTCTCTGTGTGCCCGCGTCGGATCCTCGCCAGGAGCACTTGCGCGACATCCACCACGTACCCGAGTTCGACCGTCTCGAGATCCAGCACTTCTTCGAGGT from the Aeromicrobium panaciterrae genome contains:
- a CDS encoding zinc-dependent metalloprotease, coding for MIDWKLALSMATRLTKPGPEMDAAQVAEAVAELREGAARSEGPVREFSQLHATSATAPVLVVDRPRWIEANLETFRVLMDPVMDKLVEADKMPTGLSRTFGSKIGGAEVGALMSFMSSKVLGQFDPFWNGPNGEGGRLLLVAPNIVHAEQQLSVDPHDFRLWVCLHEETHRVQFTAVPWMRDHMRSLLDEFIDATDLDSGALASMVGDSFSEVVKIVRGESDASINELFQNPRQREIVDQLTGIMSLLEGHADVVMDGVGPDVIPSVAEIRRKFNQRRKGAGSLDKLLRRLLGMDAKMRQYKDGAAFVNAVIDRVGIEGFNAVWEKPANLPSKSEILDPQSWVARVHG
- the dacB gene encoding D-alanyl-D-alanine carboxypeptidase/D-alanyl-D-alanine-endopeptidase yields the protein MADRGVRRVERPRGAIGIPVVALVLALVLSFVLWSRGNLNSLICDGDCGPANVTAPEGLTDDSSASTARTDPAPSGSLDASKVEAAVSGAMKSAALGDHVGLVVMGSTGEVLVSRGTGTFIPASTAKLLTGFAALSEVGPQTRFTTSVVSDGDKIVLVGGGDPYLRVRKAKGSEREANANLTTLAARTAKALKRQGVDRVSLGFDSSLFSGPAASPGWKSSYVSGNIVTPVSALWADQGVVGGIRSRNPAASAATIFAKLLESRGIAVAGTPDSVSSSSASTPLASVRSATVAQIVEALVRTSDNQAAEVMLRHVAIAADEPATFEGGADAVTGVLAKAGIDTTGLRLFDGSGLSRNDRVSPTTLAQTVLAANANLSTSTLLSSLPVSGFDGTLTDRFSKSKRAYGLVRAKTGTLTGVHSLAGYAVEATGLPVIFALMSDGTPKIDLASAEAALDRVAAAIAACSCGSTP